Proteins co-encoded in one Lysobacter solisilvae genomic window:
- the pdxA gene encoding 4-hydroxythreonine-4-phosphate dehydrogenase PdxA — protein MRPVRLALVPGEPAGVGPELCVRLAQQPRDHALTVFADARTLQAAAQVLQQPLQLLPFDRSRPAAADAPGTLSLVEIPLPAPPSFGTPDPRNAAAVVRALHAAAAGCLGGTFDGLVTGPVHKAAINEGGIAYTGTTELLARQAGCDVVMMLANDIVRVALVTTHLPLRAVADAITPQALADTLRITHAALCRDFGLADPVIAVLGLNPHAGEAGHLGREELDVIEPALDRLRAQGMRLVGPLPADTAFLPGKLRDFDAVVAMYHDQGLPVLKYSGFEQAVNLTLGLPYPRVAVDHGTALDLAGSGRADPSSLFAAARTCAAIARLRQSV, from the coding sequence ATGCGACCCGTCCGGCTCGCGCTGGTTCCGGGTGAACCGGCCGGCGTGGGTCCGGAACTGTGCGTGCGGCTCGCCCAGCAGCCGCGCGACCATGCTCTGACGGTCTTCGCCGATGCGCGCACGCTGCAGGCGGCCGCCCAAGTCCTGCAGCAGCCACTGCAACTGCTGCCCTTCGACCGCTCCCGGCCGGCCGCCGCCGACGCGCCTGGCACGCTGTCGCTGGTCGAGATCCCCCTGCCCGCCCCGCCCTCCTTCGGCACGCCCGATCCGCGCAATGCCGCCGCGGTCGTCCGGGCGCTGCACGCCGCCGCCGCGGGCTGCCTGGGCGGCACGTTCGATGGCCTGGTCACCGGCCCCGTCCACAAGGCCGCCATCAACGAGGGCGGGATCGCCTACACCGGCACGACGGAGCTGCTGGCGCGGCAGGCCGGCTGCGACGTGGTGATGATGCTGGCCAACGACATCGTCCGCGTGGCGCTGGTCACCACCCACCTGCCGCTGCGCGCGGTGGCCGACGCCATCACGCCACAGGCGCTGGCCGACACGCTGCGGATTACCCACGCGGCCCTGTGCCGGGATTTCGGGCTGGCCGATCCGGTGATCGCGGTGCTCGGGCTCAATCCCCACGCGGGCGAGGCCGGCCACCTGGGCCGCGAAGAGCTGGATGTCATCGAACCCGCCCTGGACCGGCTGCGGGCGCAGGGCATGCGCCTGGTCGGTCCTCTGCCAGCCGATACGGCCTTCCTGCCGGGCAAGCTCAGGGACTTCGACGCGGTGGTCGCGATGTACCACGACCAGGGCCTGCCGGTGCTCAAGTACAGCGGCTTCGAACAGGCCGTGAACCTGACCCTCGGCCTGCCCTACCCACGCGTGGCGGTCGACCACGGAACCGCGCTGGACCTGGCCGGCAGCGGACGTGCGGATCCGTCGAGCCTGTTCGCGGCCGCGCGCACCTGCGCGGCCATCGCACGCCTGCGACAAAGCGTCTGA
- the rsmA gene encoding 16S rRNA (adenine(1518)-N(6)/adenine(1519)-N(6))-dimethyltransferase RsmA: MTRSSLPRSGTFSEPAKKHLGQHFLHDRGIISDIVHAVDPQPGDRLVEIGPGQGAITFPLLDRHGELTVIEFDRDLIFPLTEAARAHGTLEVIHRDVLTVDFSALAHNGGPIRLVGNLPYNLSSPILFHALDHAPAIRDMHFMLQKEVVDRMAAGPGSKVYGRLSVMLQAYCHVTPLFTVPPAAFRPPPKVDSAVVRMVPRDPASIGVVDPAVFAHVVRDAFGQRRKTLRNALSQLCDSPQIEAAGIRPDARAEQIEVADFVTLANQLAARSA, translated from the coding sequence ATGACCCGCTCCAGCCTGCCGCGCTCCGGCACTTTCTCCGAACCGGCCAAGAAGCATCTCGGCCAGCATTTCCTGCACGACCGCGGGATCATCTCGGACATCGTCCATGCCGTGGATCCGCAGCCCGGCGACCGCCTGGTGGAGATCGGCCCGGGCCAGGGCGCGATCACGTTCCCGCTGCTGGACCGGCACGGCGAACTGACCGTGATCGAGTTCGACCGCGACCTGATCTTCCCGCTGACCGAGGCCGCACGCGCGCACGGCACGCTCGAGGTCATCCACCGCGACGTGCTCACGGTCGACTTCTCCGCGCTGGCCCACAACGGCGGCCCGATCCGCCTCGTCGGCAACCTGCCCTACAACCTGTCCTCGCCGATCCTGTTCCACGCGCTGGACCATGCGCCTGCGATCCGCGACATGCACTTCATGCTGCAGAAGGAAGTGGTCGACCGCATGGCCGCCGGCCCGGGCAGCAAGGTCTATGGCCGCCTGAGCGTGATGTTGCAGGCGTATTGCCACGTGACGCCATTGTTCACCGTGCCGCCCGCCGCTTTCCGGCCGCCGCCGAAGGTGGATTCGGCCGTGGTGCGGATGGTCCCGCGCGATCCGGCCAGCATCGGCGTCGTCGACCCGGCGGTGTTCGCCCATGTCGTGCGCGACGCGTTCGGCCAGCGCCGCAAGACCCTTCGCAACGCGCTGTCGCAGTTGTGCGACAGCCCGCAGATCGAGGCGGCCGGCATCCGCCCCGACGCGCGCGCCGAGCAGATCGAAGTGGCCGACTTCGTCACGCTGGCGAACCAGCTGGCCGCTCGCAGCGCGTGA
- the lptD gene encoding LPS assembly protein LptD, translated as MHRSLRLLPLSICIAMALPAHARDDDYNWNLCPVTDTLPAFNDAPAPAGTPDERGEQPTQIEGDELKDTENENTVVQGNVALSRGDQFLGTDKLTYNRETGEYVAEGSVRYQDSGMRVVAQRASGNQDTDKHRIEDLQYQLKRRRGNGGAEAIEMDGSQGSLYGSTYSTCDPGQRVWELRAGRIDIDTEEGMGVAHSATLRIGKVPVLHVPYFVFPIDDRRRTGLLYPSISLSGRNGFDWRQPIYLNLAPNYDATLNPRYMSKRGGLLGAEFRWLYSQGRGELSGNYMPHDKLPGDEPDRYLYFPDSNVRIPGSSLPEEDRGLIRLNAIHRLGNTWYARANLGWISDTHYFEDFSNSLYGIASYAVRSTAGVYGRGRWWDAGVIAEHHQLADYTLTERNLQFDRLPRAYLHWAQPFGRFFEAGLDTEAVQFEHEDVRRPGPDADIPGGTRFDIKPYISMPLEGSSWFIKPKFAWRYTKYELDGTPTERAAEHLARYGVLPAPGQYQNDSPTRSLPVTSVDAGLFFDRQTSIRGDRYLHTLEPRLFYLKVPYRAQDDIPSFDTTPLTFSWGQLFRDNRYTGADRQSDANQLTLAVSTRLIGEADGRERLSASLGQIRYFDDSRIVLPNELPAERGESAWVAEASVSPSDRWNISAAYQWDPKFHGTDLASLRARYLIGDAGIVNLGYRYRRNSINRTDLLEQADLSFLYPINPNWSVVGRYYYSLLDHKAFEQLAGVQWESCCLAVRVLARRYLRDRTGDLNSSFQVEFELKGLGSAGQDTRRIMRRAILGYDRDDLYLVPPSSVDFTDSDTVPDPTP; from the coding sequence GTGCATAGAAGCCTCCGCCTGCTCCCGTTGTCGATCTGCATCGCGATGGCCCTGCCGGCCCACGCCCGCGACGACGACTACAACTGGAACCTGTGCCCGGTCACCGACACCCTGCCCGCCTTCAATGACGCCCCGGCGCCCGCCGGCACCCCCGACGAGCGCGGCGAGCAGCCCACGCAGATCGAAGGCGACGAACTGAAGGACACCGAGAACGAGAACACGGTGGTCCAGGGCAACGTGGCACTGAGCCGCGGCGACCAGTTCCTGGGTACCGACAAGCTCACCTACAACCGCGAGACCGGTGAGTACGTCGCCGAAGGCAGCGTCCGCTACCAGGACTCGGGCATGCGCGTGGTCGCCCAGCGCGCCTCGGGCAACCAGGACACCGACAAGCACCGCATCGAGGACCTGCAGTACCAGCTCAAGCGCCGGCGCGGCAACGGCGGCGCCGAAGCCATCGAGATGGATGGCTCGCAGGGTTCGCTCTACGGATCGACCTATTCCACCTGCGACCCCGGCCAGCGCGTCTGGGAACTGCGCGCCGGCCGCATCGACATCGACACCGAGGAAGGCATGGGCGTCGCGCACAGCGCGACCCTGCGCATCGGCAAGGTGCCCGTGCTGCACGTGCCTTATTTCGTCTTCCCAATCGACGATCGTCGCCGCACCGGCCTGCTGTATCCGTCGATCTCGCTGTCGGGCCGCAATGGCTTCGACTGGCGCCAGCCGATCTACCTCAACCTGGCGCCCAATTACGACGCCACGCTCAACCCGCGTTACATGAGCAAGCGCGGCGGCCTGCTGGGCGCCGAGTTCCGCTGGCTCTACTCGCAGGGTCGCGGCGAGCTCAGCGGCAACTACATGCCGCACGACAAGCTGCCCGGCGACGAGCCCGACCGTTATCTGTATTTCCCGGACAGCAACGTCCGCATCCCCGGCTCCAGCCTGCCCGAGGAAGACCGCGGGCTGATCCGGCTCAACGCGATCCATCGCCTGGGCAACACCTGGTACGCGCGCGCGAACCTGGGCTGGATCAGCGACACGCATTATTTCGAAGACTTCAGCAACAGCCTGTACGGCATCGCGTCCTATGCGGTGCGCAGCACGGCCGGCGTCTACGGCCGCGGCCGCTGGTGGGATGCGGGCGTGATCGCCGAACACCACCAGCTCGCCGACTACACGCTCACCGAACGCAACCTCCAGTTCGACCGCCTGCCGCGCGCCTACCTGCACTGGGCCCAGCCGTTCGGTCGCTTCTTCGAGGCCGGCCTGGATACCGAGGCGGTGCAGTTCGAGCACGAGGACGTGCGCCGGCCCGGGCCGGACGCCGATATTCCCGGCGGCACCCGCTTCGACATCAAGCCTTACATCAGCATGCCGCTGGAGGGCTCGTCGTGGTTCATCAAGCCCAAGTTCGCCTGGCGCTACACGAAGTACGAACTGGATGGCACGCCGACGGAACGGGCGGCGGAACACCTGGCCCGTTACGGCGTGCTGCCTGCACCCGGGCAGTACCAGAATGACAGCCCCACCCGCAGCCTCCCCGTCACCAGCGTCGACGCCGGCCTGTTCTTCGATCGGCAGACCAGCATCCGCGGCGACCGCTACCTGCACACGCTCGAACCGCGGCTGTTCTACCTCAAAGTCCCCTACCGCGCGCAGGACGACATCCCCTCGTTCGACACCACGCCGCTGACCTTCAGCTGGGGCCAGCTGTTCCGCGACAACCGCTATACCGGCGCGGACCGGCAGAGCGACGCCAACCAGCTCACGTTGGCCGTGAGCACGCGCCTGATCGGCGAAGCCGACGGCCGCGAGCGCCTCTCGGCGAGCCTGGGGCAGATCCGCTACTTCGATGACAGCCGCATCGTCCTGCCCAACGAGCTTCCCGCCGAACGCGGCGAGTCGGCGTGGGTGGCCGAGGCATCGGTGTCACCGAGTGACCGCTGGAACATCAGCGCCGCGTACCAGTGGGATCCCAAGTTCCACGGCACCGATCTGGCGAGCCTGCGCGCGCGCTATCTCATCGGCGACGCCGGCATCGTCAATCTCGGGTATCGCTACCGGCGCAATTCGATCAACCGGACCGACCTGCTCGAGCAGGCCGACCTGTCCTTCCTCTATCCGATCAATCCGAACTGGAGCGTGGTCGGGCGCTACTACTACTCGCTGCTCGATCACAAGGCGTTCGAGCAGCTGGCCGGCGTCCAGTGGGAAAGCTGCTGCCTCGCCGTGCGCGTGCTGGCCCGCCGCTACCTGCGCGACCGCACCGGAGACCTGAACAGTTCCTTCCAGGTGGAGTTCGAACTCAAGGGACTGGGGTCGGCGGGCCAGGACACGAGGCGTATCATGCGCCGTGCTATCCTCGGTTACGACCGCGACGACCTCTATCTCGTCCCGCCCTCGTCGGTGGACTTCACCGACAGCGACACTGTCCCTGATCCCACCCCATGA
- a CDS encoding thymidylate synthase, translated as MKQYLDLLRHVLEHGQDKADRTGTGTRSVFGWQMRFDLAQGFPLVTTKKLHLRSIVHELLWFLRGETNVAYLRENKVSIWDEWADADGELGPVYGKQWRRWAGTDGREIDQIRWVVDEIRRNPDSRRLIVSAWNVADLPDMALMPCHTLFQFYVADGKLSCQLYQRSGDIFLGVPFNIASYALLTHMVAQVCGLGVGDFVHTLGDAHLYTNHFEQAREQLARTPRPLPRLRLTPGVDDLAAFTFDDIAIEGYDPMPAIKAPVAV; from the coding sequence ATGAAGCAGTACCTCGACCTCCTCCGCCACGTGCTGGAACACGGCCAGGACAAAGCCGACCGCACCGGCACCGGCACCCGCAGCGTGTTCGGCTGGCAGATGCGCTTCGACTTGGCCCAGGGGTTCCCGCTGGTGACCACCAAGAAGCTGCACCTGCGGTCGATCGTGCACGAACTGCTGTGGTTCCTGCGCGGCGAGACCAACGTGGCGTACCTGCGCGAAAACAAGGTATCGATCTGGGACGAGTGGGCCGATGCCGACGGCGAGCTGGGCCCGGTGTACGGCAAGCAGTGGCGGCGCTGGGCGGGCACCGACGGGCGCGAAATCGACCAGATCCGGTGGGTGGTCGACGAGATCCGTCGCAATCCCGATTCGCGCCGGCTGATCGTCTCGGCATGGAACGTGGCCGACCTGCCGGACATGGCGCTGATGCCGTGCCACACCCTGTTCCAGTTCTACGTCGCCGACGGGAAACTCAGTTGCCAGCTCTACCAGCGCAGCGGCGACATCTTCCTCGGCGTGCCGTTCAACATCGCCAGCTATGCGCTGCTCACGCACATGGTCGCGCAGGTGTGCGGACTGGGCGTCGGCGACTTCGTGCACACGCTCGGCGACGCGCACCTGTACACCAACCACTTCGAGCAGGCGCGCGAGCAGCTCGCGCGCACGCCGCGGCCGCTGCCGCGCCTGCGCCTGACCCCCGGCGTGGACGACCTGGCCGCTTTCACGTTCGACGACATCGCCATCGAAGGCTACGACCCGATGCCGGCGATCAAGGCGCCGGTCGCGGTCTAG
- the lgt gene encoding prolipoprotein diacylglyceryl transferase: MTVLHQIDPIALDLGTWNLPVVGTVHPQIHWYGVMYLFAFATAWWLGRSRIRAGRLPGVDEQGFGDLIFYGALGAVLGGRLGYILFYDLSTYLAEPLQVFKIWQGGMSFHGGLLGVLVAAWLWSRRHRHHLADTLDFVAPLVPPGLGFGRLGNYINGELFGKPTQGDWGVVFPTDPQLQGIPLDQLQAQFATGALDAYARHPSQLYQAGLEGLTMFVLLWWFSRQPRPRYAVMGVFALLYGTFRFIVEFVRVPDAQVGDAGYLAMGWLTMGQVLSVPLIALGLFWLWRSRRSPTLAPSAA, from the coding sequence ATGACGGTACTGCACCAGATCGATCCCATCGCACTCGACCTCGGCACTTGGAACCTGCCGGTCGTGGGTACCGTCCATCCGCAGATCCACTGGTACGGCGTCATGTACCTGTTCGCCTTCGCCACCGCCTGGTGGCTGGGGCGCAGCCGGATCCGTGCCGGGCGGCTGCCCGGCGTGGACGAGCAGGGCTTCGGCGACCTGATCTTCTACGGCGCACTGGGCGCGGTCCTGGGCGGCCGGCTGGGCTACATCCTGTTCTACGACCTGTCGACCTATCTCGCCGAGCCCTTGCAGGTGTTCAAGATCTGGCAGGGCGGCATGAGTTTCCACGGCGGCCTGCTGGGCGTGCTGGTGGCCGCGTGGCTGTGGTCGCGCCGGCATCGCCACCACTTGGCCGACACGCTGGATTTCGTTGCCCCGCTGGTGCCGCCGGGCCTGGGGTTCGGCCGCCTCGGCAACTACATCAATGGCGAACTGTTCGGCAAGCCGACGCAGGGCGACTGGGGCGTCGTGTTTCCCACCGATCCCCAGCTCCAGGGGATTCCGCTCGATCAGCTGCAGGCCCAGTTCGCCACCGGAGCGCTGGACGCTTACGCCCGGCATCCCTCGCAGCTGTACCAGGCAGGCCTGGAGGGGCTGACGATGTTCGTGCTGCTGTGGTGGTTCTCGCGCCAGCCGCGCCCCCGCTACGCGGTGATGGGCGTGTTCGCGCTGCTGTACGGCACGTTCCGCTTCATCGTCGAGTTCGTGCGGGTGCCCGATGCGCAGGTCGGCGACGCGGGCTACCTGGCGATGGGCTGGCTGACGATGGGCCAGGTGCTGAGCGTGCCGCTGATCGCACTGGGCCTGTTCTGGCTGTGGCGCTCGCGCCGCTCGCCCACGCTGGCGCCGAGCGCGGCCTGA
- a CDS encoding peptidylprolyl isomerase, whose product MKKLFACLLVAAGIAGAPAAFSQAPSTGLQPVDRIAAIVDEDVVLRSELDRAVANVRSQYSGRQVELPPEEVLERQVLERLVLQKLQLARAEQTGVRVTDQEVDAALGNIAQQNKMTMDQLRAQVARDGTPYEDFRASIREELIIQRMRQRFAQTRVSVSESEVDAAMSAQQAGGVQYHMAHILVGLPEGATPEQIETAKGKIEGIQGLISRGEMDFAAAAVRYSDSPNALEGGDLGWRSADEIPPAFAQMISQMQPGQVSAPIRGSSGFQLVRLVEVRNAEQGSGAQMVTQVHARHILIRTENAVADAAARSKIDTIAARLAGGADFAELARAESQDPNSKPNGGDLGWFVPDQFGLSFGSQLSALTDGQVSAPFNTDAGWHIVQRLGTRQTDAGEQNRRAQVSDVIGRRKLEEEWSRYLREIRGEAYVVDMRKGIPTETPAEAPPATTTPPNG is encoded by the coding sequence ATGAAGAAACTGTTTGCCTGCCTCCTCGTGGCCGCCGGCATTGCCGGCGCCCCCGCAGCCTTCTCACAGGCACCGTCCACCGGCCTGCAACCCGTCGACCGGATCGCCGCCATCGTCGACGAGGACGTCGTCCTGCGCAGCGAGCTTGATCGCGCCGTCGCCAACGTGCGCAGCCAGTATTCCGGCCGCCAGGTCGAGCTGCCGCCCGAAGAGGTCCTGGAACGCCAGGTGCTCGAGCGCCTGGTGCTGCAGAAGCTGCAGCTGGCCCGCGCCGAGCAGACCGGCGTGCGCGTCACCGACCAGGAAGTCGACGCCGCGCTGGGCAACATCGCGCAGCAGAACAAGATGACCATGGACCAGTTGCGCGCGCAGGTCGCCCGCGACGGCACGCCGTACGAGGACTTCCGTGCCTCCATCCGCGAGGAACTGATCATCCAGCGCATGCGCCAGCGCTTTGCGCAGACGCGCGTGTCGGTCAGCGAATCGGAAGTCGATGCGGCCATGAGCGCCCAGCAGGCCGGCGGCGTGCAGTACCACATGGCCCACATCCTGGTCGGCCTGCCGGAAGGCGCCACCCCGGAACAGATCGAAACCGCCAAGGGCAAGATCGAGGGCATCCAAGGCCTCATCAGCCGCGGTGAGATGGATTTCGCGGCGGCCGCCGTCCGCTACTCCGACAGCCCCAACGCGCTGGAAGGCGGTGATCTGGGCTGGCGCAGCGCCGACGAGATCCCGCCGGCATTCGCGCAGATGATCAGCCAGATGCAGCCGGGCCAGGTCAGCGCCCCGATCCGCGGCTCGAGCGGCTTCCAGCTGGTCAGGCTGGTGGAAGTGCGCAACGCCGAGCAGGGCAGCGGTGCCCAGATGGTCACCCAAGTGCATGCCCGGCACATTCTGATCCGTACCGAGAACGCGGTGGCCGACGCGGCCGCCCGCTCGAAGATCGACACGATCGCGGCCCGCCTCGCCGGTGGCGCCGATTTCGCCGAACTCGCCCGCGCCGAATCGCAGGACCCGAACAGCAAGCCCAATGGCGGTGATCTGGGCTGGTTCGTGCCGGACCAGTTCGGCCTCAGCTTCGGCAGCCAGCTGAGCGCACTGACCGACGGCCAGGTTTCCGCACCGTTCAACACCGATGCGGGCTGGCATATCGTCCAGCGTCTGGGAACGCGCCAGACCGATGCCGGCGAGCAGAACCGCCGCGCGCAGGTCAGCGACGTCATCGGCCGCCGCAAGCTCGAGGAAGAGTGGAGCCGTTACCTGCGCGAGATCCGTGGCGAAGCCTACGTGGTCGACATGCGCAAGGGCATCCCGACCGAGACGCCGGCCGAGGCCCCGCCCGCCACCACCACGCCGCCCAACGGCTGA
- the apaG gene encoding Co2+/Mg2+ efflux protein ApaG: MERLYAMQIDVAARYLDDQSEPAQSRYVFAYTIRIHNSGNVPARLIARHWVITDANGKVEEVEGEGVVGEQPYLRPGERFEYTSGAVLETDLGMMRGDYKMLADDGTRFEAPIPQFTLTVPRTLH, encoded by the coding sequence ATGGAACGCCTTTACGCCATGCAGATCGACGTGGCGGCGCGCTACCTGGACGACCAGTCCGAACCGGCGCAGTCCCGCTACGTATTCGCCTACACCATCCGCATCCACAACAGCGGCAACGTGCCCGCGCGCCTGATCGCGCGCCACTGGGTCATCACCGACGCCAACGGCAAGGTGGAGGAAGTCGAGGGCGAGGGCGTGGTCGGTGAACAGCCCTACCTGCGTCCCGGCGAACGCTTCGAATACACGTCCGGCGCCGTGCTGGAGACGGACCTGGGCATGATGCGGGGCGACTACAAGATGCTGGCCGACGACGGCACGCGCTTCGAGGCGCCGATCCCGCAGTTCACCCTGACCGTGCCACGGACCCTGCACTGA
- a CDS encoding TPM domain-containing protein, protein MRLLRHLFAPGTRRLFAADALERIAQAIHAAESRHTGEVRFAVESALHPRAVLAGVTARARAQDVFAQLRVWDTRANNGVLLYLLLADHRIEIVADRGFQGLVSPEQWRGACQLVEERLRAGEALEAVLQGVAALSALVEAHFPRDADYVDENELPDEPHVF, encoded by the coding sequence ATGCGACTGCTCCGGCACCTGTTCGCCCCCGGCACGCGGCGTCTGTTCGCCGCCGATGCGCTCGAGCGCATCGCGCAGGCGATCCATGCGGCCGAATCGCGCCACACCGGGGAGGTGCGCTTCGCGGTGGAAAGCGCGTTGCATCCGCGCGCCGTCCTGGCCGGCGTGACCGCGCGCGCCCGCGCGCAGGACGTCTTCGCACAGCTGCGGGTCTGGGACACGCGCGCCAACAACGGCGTGCTGCTGTACCTGCTGCTGGCCGACCACCGCATCGAGATCGTGGCCGATCGCGGATTCCAGGGCCTGGTCAGCCCGGAGCAGTGGCGGGGCGCGTGCCAGCTGGTCGAAGAGCGCCTGCGCGCCGGGGAAGCGCTGGAGGCCGTGCTGCAGGGCGTGGCCGCCCTGTCGGCGCTGGTCGAGGCGCACTTCCCGCGCGACGCCGATTACGTCGACGAGAACGAGCTACCCGACGAACCCCACGTGTTCTGA
- a CDS encoding TPM domain-containing protein: protein MTGFARALHAGAMVALLACAPALAAAQTLAAVPPLTGPVIDTTASIDAMTRSRLEAQAVALQQRKGSQLQVLVVPTTQPEDIAQYAVRAYETYRLGRKGVDDGLLLVVAKDDRRARIEVGYGLEGAIPDATAIRVINEYLVPKFRAGDFGGGLLDATGTLVKLVDGEPLPAPMAATPRGAGGEREGGNWLFGLFAAFIVAQVARGFLNPVPKLVRGVLGGAAAGGVAWMLSSLALVGGIGALIGLFVGLLGLPSGRYAGNRGWGGFGGGGFGGGGFGGGGFGGGGGGWSGGGGMSGGGGASGSW, encoded by the coding sequence ATGACCGGCTTCGCACGGGCGCTGCACGCGGGTGCGATGGTGGCGCTGCTCGCCTGCGCGCCCGCCCTGGCGGCCGCGCAGACGCTCGCCGCGGTGCCACCGCTCACCGGCCCGGTGATCGACACCACCGCCTCGATCGACGCCATGACCCGCAGCCGGCTCGAAGCGCAGGCCGTAGCGCTGCAGCAGCGCAAGGGCAGCCAGCTGCAGGTGCTGGTCGTGCCGACCACCCAGCCCGAGGACATCGCGCAGTACGCCGTGCGCGCGTACGAGACGTACCGGCTGGGGCGCAAGGGCGTGGATGACGGGCTGCTGCTGGTCGTGGCCAAGGACGACCGGCGCGCCAGGATCGAGGTGGGCTACGGCCTGGAAGGTGCGATTCCCGACGCCACGGCGATCCGTGTCATCAACGAATACCTGGTTCCGAAGTTCCGCGCGGGCGATTTCGGCGGCGGCCTGCTCGACGCCACTGGCACCCTGGTGAAACTCGTCGACGGCGAGCCGCTGCCGGCACCCATGGCGGCGACCCCCCGCGGTGCCGGCGGGGAGCGCGAAGGTGGCAACTGGCTGTTCGGCCTGTTCGCCGCGTTCATCGTGGCGCAGGTCGCCCGCGGCTTCCTCAATCCCGTTCCGAAGCTGGTCCGCGGCGTACTGGGCGGCGCGGCTGCCGGCGGCGTCGCCTGGATGCTGTCGTCGCTGGCGTTGGTGGGCGGCATCGGCGCCTTGATCGGCCTGTTCGTGGGCCTGCTCGGATTGCCGAGCGGTCGTTATGCCGGAAACCGTGGCTGGGGCGGCTTTGGCGGCGGCGGTTTTGGAGGCGGTGGCTTTGGTGGCGGCGGCTTCGGCGGCGGCGGTGGCGGCTGGTCTGGTGGCGGCGGCATGAGCGGAGGCGGCGGCGCCTCCGGCAGCTGGTAG
- a CDS encoding symmetrical bis(5'-nucleosyl)-tetraphosphatase, producing the protein MSVWAIGDLQGCYDATRRLLDTINFDPARDRLWFCGDLVNRGGQSVETLRLVHSLRASSVVVLGNHDLSLLAIGERREEEQRKVNPDLQGVLFAPDGRELLGWLRMQKLMHVDRELGWMMVHAGIAPKWTSQLAERYAREIEERLRGDQFGRLLKNMYGDKPAWHPKLTGLDRERAIINIFTRLRYCTPRGRISFEDKGPPGTQPPGLYPWYSVPGRVERDLKVVCGHWSTLGLFIGHGVHAIDTGAVWGGKLTALQLDTDELRVVQVRGRDVPANPPRPRPPHHRPAPPPR; encoded by the coding sequence ATGAGCGTCTGGGCCATCGGCGACCTGCAGGGCTGCTACGACGCGACCCGTCGACTGCTGGACACGATCAACTTCGATCCCGCGCGTGACCGCCTGTGGTTCTGCGGCGACCTGGTCAACCGCGGCGGGCAATCGGTGGAAACGCTGCGCCTGGTGCACTCGCTGCGGGCCAGCAGTGTGGTGGTGCTGGGCAACCACGACCTGTCGCTGCTGGCCATCGGCGAGCGGCGCGAGGAAGAACAGCGCAAGGTCAATCCCGACCTGCAGGGCGTGCTGTTCGCCCCGGACGGACGTGAACTGCTGGGCTGGCTGCGTATGCAGAAGCTCATGCACGTCGACCGCGAGCTCGGCTGGATGATGGTGCATGCCGGCATCGCGCCGAAGTGGACCAGCCAGCTGGCCGAACGCTATGCCCGCGAGATCGAGGAACGGCTGCGCGGCGACCAGTTCGGGCGCCTGCTCAAGAACATGTACGGCGACAAGCCGGCTTGGCATCCCAAGCTCACCGGCCTGGACCGGGAGCGCGCGATCATCAACATTTTCACGCGCCTGCGTTACTGCACGCCGCGCGGCCGCATTTCCTTCGAAGACAAGGGTCCGCCAGGCACGCAGCCGCCCGGCCTGTACCCGTGGTATTCGGTGCCCGGGCGGGTGGAGCGCGACCTGAAGGTCGTCTGCGGCCACTGGTCGACGCTTGGCCTGTTCATTGGCCACGGCGTGCACGCCATCGACACGGGCGCGGTGTGGGGCGGAAAGCTCACCGCGCTGCAGTTGGACACCGACGAACTGCGCGTCGTGCAGGTGCGCGGCCGCGACGTGCCCGCCAATCCGCCACGCCCGCGCCCGCCCCACCATCGGCCGGCGCCCCCGCCGCGCTGA
- a CDS encoding dihydrofolate reductase, whose product MRISLIAALDRRFAIGRGNQLPWHLPDDLKRFKALTLGKPVLMGAKTALSLGRALPQRRNLVLTRSGTAPFEGMEAVASLDEALDLARQQEALELCVIGGGEVYALCLPVAQRMHLTHVDTDVDGADVFFPRFEAAQWTQMARESHVRDARHKHAFEFVDYSRVDVASDVAD is encoded by the coding sequence ATGCGCATCAGCCTGATTGCCGCCCTGGACCGCCGCTTCGCGATCGGGCGGGGCAACCAGTTGCCCTGGCACCTGCCGGATGATCTCAAGCGCTTCAAGGCGCTCACGCTGGGCAAGCCGGTGCTGATGGGCGCGAAGACGGCGTTGTCGCTGGGCCGCGCGTTGCCACAGCGGCGCAACCTGGTGCTCACGCGTTCGGGCACGGCACCCTTCGAGGGCATGGAAGCGGTCGCCTCGCTGGACGAGGCGCTCGACTTGGCCCGCCAGCAGGAGGCGCTGGAACTGTGCGTGATCGGTGGCGGCGAGGTGTACGCGCTCTGCCTGCCGGTGGCGCAGCGGATGCACCTGACCCACGTCGACACCGATGTCGACGGCGCCGACGTGTTCTTCCCGCGATTCGAGGCGGCGCAGTGGACGCAGATGGCGCGCGAAAGCCACGTGCGCGATGCCCGCCACAAGCATGCCTTCGAATTCGTCGATTACTCGCGCGTCGACGTCGCGTCCGACGTCGCGGACTGA